The Streptomyces sp. NBC_00597 DNA segment TATCCGGAGGAGGTCGAGCAGGCGCTGAAGTCCCATCCGGACGTGTACGACGCCCTGGTCGCCGGGGTGCCGGACGCGAAGTGGGGCAATCACGTCGCGGCGGTGGTCCAGGTCCGGGCGGGCGCCCAGGCGCCGACGCTGGACGAGATCCAACGGCACTGCCGGACCAGACTGGCGGGCTACAAGATCCCGCGCCAGCTGGTCGTCACGCCGGCCATCCAACGCTCGCCGAGCGGCAAGGCGGACTACCGCTGGGCGAAGTCGGTGGCGACGGAGGCGGACGCGCACCCGATCCCCTGACCCGCGCCCCGCGCCCCGCGCCCCCCGCACTGGGACCCGCCCCGCCCCGCCGCCGCAGGCAGGGGGCGAGCGGGTCCCGGTCGTCACGGGGGGGGACCGGGATCCGCGGAAACCCCGGGCCCGGCGCCACCCGGCCGGGCGGGGGCGCGGTGCGGCTCCTCAGGCTCCGGTGGCCAGGAAGGCCTCCACGCGGGTCGCGAACCGCTGCGGGTCGTCCAGCCAGGGGAAGTGCGCTCCGGCCGCCTGGACGTCGACGATGCCCTGCGGGAACAAGCCCGCGAGGTCGGCGGCGAGAGTGGGGGTGGGGTTGCTGTCCAGTTCCCCGGCCAGCACCAGTACCTCGCCGGTGACGCCGCGGAGCCCGGCCCGGGTGGCGGGCGGGTCGAAGGCGCCGGGGCCCGCGTAGGCGGCGGCCGCCACCGGGTTCTTCTCGCCGTCGCTCGCGGCGAGGTGGGCGCGCGCCGCCTCGTCCCAGCGCCCGTACGCGAGGGGCATCACCTCGCGCCAGTCCGCCGGGGTCGGGGTGCCCGCGGCCGTCAGGATCCGTTCGTAGGCGGCGATGGCCGTGTCGTACGGCTCGCTGCCCGCCCGCACCCGGACCGCCTCCAGGCGCTGCTCCGGGGTGGCGTCGAGGTCGACGGCCCAGCAGGTCGGGGTGACCAGGACCAGCCGGCGCAGCCGGTCGGGGTGGGCGGCCGCGTACAGCTGGGCGAGGTTGCCTCCGGCCGAGTGGGCCAGTACGTCCATGCGCTCCAGACCGAGGTGGACCCGGAGCGCCTCGACGTCGGCGACCTGGTGGTCGACCCGGTAGGTGGACTCGTCCGCCGGGACCGCCGAGTCGCCCGTGCCCCGCAGGTCGAGGAGGATCAGCCGGCGTCCGGCGGTCAGCCCGCCGAGGTCGCCCAGGTAGGTGGAGGCCCGCATGGCGCCGCCCGGGAGGCAGACGAGCGGTTCGCCCTCGCCGCGGACGTGGTACGCGAGTGCGGTTCCGTCATAGGTGTTGAAGATCGGCATGCACCGATCCCACCATGCGATCACTCGTTCGAGTCATTGATTTAGCCGCCGGGCTGGGGCAATCTACCGAATGATCGGTCGGTTCTTGCTCGGCTCACGGCTCACGATGGGGTGACGACATGACGGCGTTCGGGGATGTCCACGACGAAAGCGAGCGGCTGAGCGGCGACGAGCTGGCCGCGCTCCAGCTCAAGCGGCTGCGCGCCACCCTGAGCCGCGTCTACGAGCGGGTCCCCCACTACCGGCAGGCCTTCGACAAGGCCGGCGTGCACCCCGACGACTGCCGCTCCCTCGCCGACCTCTCCCTCTTCCCCTTCACCACCAAGGCCGACCTGCGCGACCAGTACCCCTTCGGCATGTTCGCGGTGCCCCGCTCCGAGGTGCGCCGCGTCCACGCCTCCAGCGGCACCACGGGCCGCCCCACCGTCGTCGGGTACACCGACACGGACCTGTCCACCTGGGCGGACGTCGTGGCCCGGTCCATCCGGGCCGCGGGTGGCAGACCGGGCCAGATGGTGCACATCGCGTACGGGTACGGCTTGTTCACGGGCGGTCTCGGTGCGCACTACGGCGCGGAGCGGCTCGGCTGTACGGTCGTCCCGGCGTCCGGCGGGATGACCGACCGCCAGGTCCGGCTGATCCAGGACTTCCGGCCGGAGATCATCATGGTGACCCCCTCGTACATGCTCACGCTGCTGGACGAGATGGAGCGCCAGGGGATCGACCCGCGCAGCACCTCGCTCCGTACGGGCATATTCGGCGCGGAGCCGTGGACCGAGGAGATGCGCCGGGAGATCGAGCAGCGGCTCGACATCGATGCGGTGGACATCTACGGCCTGTCCGAGGTGATGGGGCCGGGCGTGGCCCAGGAGTGCGTGGAGACCAAGGACGGTCTGCACATCTGGGAGGACCACTTCTATCCGGAGGTCGTCGACCCGTTCACCGGCGAGGTGCTGCCGGAGGGAGAGTCCGGGGAGCTGGTGTTCACCTCCCTCACGAAGGAGGCCATGCCGATCATCCGCTACCGGACCAGGGATCTGACCCGGCTGCTGCCTGGTACGGCGCGGCCGGCCTTCCGGCGGATGGAGAAGGTGACGGGCCGCAGCGACGACATGATCATCCTGCGGGGGGTCAACCTCTACCCGACGCAGATCGAGGAGATCCTGCTGCGCACGCCCGGCCTGGCCCCGCACTTCCAGCTGCGGCTGACCCGCGAGGGTCGGATGGACGCCCTGACCGTGCGGGTGGAGGCCCGCCGGGAGGCGGACCCCGATCAGCGGCGGGCCGCGGCCGCGGCCGTGGTCCGCGCGGTCAAGGAGGGCGCCGGGGTCTCGGTGGCCGTGGAAGTGGTCGACCCGGAAACCCTGGAACGCTCCGTGGGCAAGATCAAGCGGATGGTGGACCTGAGAGGAGCGCAGTAGCCGGCGCGGACTCTGGAGGATGCGCGGCGAAGGCACCGGAACCACCCCTTCGGGCCTACTTCGGGGGAGCCTCCGAGACCCGGCGGGCCCCTCCGGGTAGTCCATGAGGCGTGACCTCGATCTTCCGCCGGCTCCACGACCGGCTCCAGGCCTCCCCGGCCGGCCTGGCGTGGAGCCGGGGTCGGGAGATGGAGCTCATGCACCGGGCGATGGGCTTCGCCGCCCTCGGCTTCCTGACCCTGGTGCCGTTGCTGGTGGTCGTCGCGGCCGCCGCCCCGGGCAGCGGCTCCGGCTTCGGCCGCTGGCTCGGCCAGGCCCTCGGGGTCACCGCGTCGTCACGGGCCCGGGTCGAGATGCTGTTCGCCGCGGCCGACCTGGCCCTCGAACGGACCACGGCCTTCGGACTCGCGGCCCTCGCCGTCTTCGGCCTGACCTTCGGCTCGGCCGTGCAAACGGGGTACGAGAAGGTCTGGGACCTGCCCACCGCCCGCTGGCACACCATGTGGCGGCACGTCGTCTGGCTCGCCCTGCTGGTCTGCTACCTGGCGCTGCTGGTCGGGATCCCCACGCCGTCAAACGACGCCGTCGGCACGATCCTCGGCACGACCGGCGACGTCGTCGGCACCTGCGTCTTCTTCTGGGGCTCCCAGCGGCTGCTGCTCGGCGGGCGGGTCCGCTGGCGGGCGCTGCTGCCGGGGGCGGTGGCGACCAGCATCGGCCTGCTCGGCCTGCGGGTCTTCTCCCAGCTGGTGTTCTCCCCCCTGATCGCGTCCAACGCCGTCACCTACGGGCCCTTCGGCACGCTGCTGGTCGTCCAGTCCTGGCTGGTCGGCGTCGGCTTCGTCGTCTACGGCGGCGCCCTCGTCGGCCGCCTGGTCCACGAACACCTCATCGCCCGCCGCCTGCGACACTCCGGCCTGCCGCCCGAATGACACCCCGTCGGTCGCGAGCGCGGGGCCGGACGACCCCTCGACGCGGTGTCAACGGTTCGGTCGGGGCTCCTGCCCGAAACGGTCGCGCAGCTCGCGCTTGAGGATCTTGCCGCTGGCATTGCGCGGGAGGGCGTCCACGAACAGCACCCGCTTCGGAGCCTTGAAACGGGCCAGCTTCTCCCGGGCGTACTCCAGCAGCTCCGCCTCCGTCACTTCTCCGCGCGGTACCACGACGGCCGTGACCGCCTCGATCCACCGCTCGTCGGGCAGGCCCACCACCGCCGCCTCGGCGACCCCCGGGTGGGTGTACAGCACGTCCTCGACCTGCCGGGAGGCCACCAGTACACCGCCCGAGTTGATGACGTCCTTCACCCGGTCGACGACCGTGAAGTACCCCTCGGCGTCCCGCACCGCGAGGTCCCCGGAGCGGAACCAGCCGTCCCGGAAGGCCTTCTTCGTCGCCTCCGGGTCGTTCCAGTAGCCCAGGCACAGCTGGGGCGAGCGGTACACCACCTCGCCCGCCGTGCCGTCCGGCACGTCCGCGCCGTCCTCGTCGACGACCTTCGCCTCGACGTGGCGGACGGGCCGCCCGCAGGACTCCATCCGCCCCTCGTGCTCGTCCGGTCCCAGGACGGTGGCCAGCGGGCCGATCTCGCTCTGCCCGAAGCAGTTGTAGAAGCCGAGTCCGGGCAGCCGCGCCCGCAGCCGCTCCAGTACGGGCACCGGCATGATCGAGGCCCCGTAGTAGGCCTTGCGCAACGCGCCCAGTTCGCGGCGTCCGAAGTCCGGATGGCCCGCGATCCCGATCCACACGGTGGGTGGCGCGAACAGGCTGTCGGCCCGCCCCTCCTCCACCAGGCCGAAGATCTCCTCGGCGACCGGCGCGTCCAGGATCGTGTTCTGCGCGCCCACCGCCAGGTAGGGCAGTAGGAAGACGTGCATCTGCGCCGAGTGGTAGAGCGGCAGCGAGTGCACCGGCCGGTCGGCCTCGGCCAGGTCCAGCGCCTCGATCGCGCTCTCGTACTCGTGGACCAGTGCCTTGTGGGTCATCATCGCGCCCTTGGGCAGCGCGGTGGTCCCGGAGGTGTAGAGCAGCTGCACCACGGCGTCCGGTTCGCGGTCCGCCGTGAAGGGCAGCGGCTCGGCGAGCTCCCCCAGGAAGGAGCCGGGGGCGTCGCGCAGCGGCCGCACGACGTGGCCCGCGGGGATCCGCCCGGCCAGGTCCGGATCGGCGAGGACCAGCGCGCTCGTGCAGTCTTCCAGGATGTGCGCGAGGTCCTCGCCGGTGAGGTTCTGGTTGACCGGGACGTGCGTGAGCCCGGCCCGGGCGCAGGCGAGGAAGGCGAGCAGATAGGCGTCGGAGTTGTGGGCGAAGGTCGCGACCCGGTCGCCGTCGGCCAGTCCGTACCGCCCCCGCAGGACGGCGGCCCCGGTGGAGACCGCGGCGTCGAGTTCCGCGTACGTCCAGGTCCGATCGTGGTAGCGGACCGCCGGCCGGTCGGGGACCCGCAGTGCGCTGTCGCGCACCAGCCCGTCGACCGTGTTCCGTCGCACCGACCGCCCTGCCCGCTCCGACTGCGCTGCCGTCATGGCGTGATCCTCGTCTCCTCGCGCGCCCGAGGTCAAGAACCGGAACAACCGGGATACCAAACGGGATGTTGACAGATCATCAGGGTGCCTGCATGAGTGTGGGGGCACGCAAGCACCGCCTGCACCACGGGCAACCACGCCCCGCCACAGGCTACTTGGGAGATCATGTTGCGCTTTTTCCACGGAAAACTCCGCACCTGCCCGCTGCTGCGGCGCGCCGCTCTCGCCGGCGCCGCCCTGCTCGCCGTCACCGCGGCGGCCCCTCAGGCCTCGGCCGCGACGGACGCCGCCGACCGCGGGCCGTCCGGCGGCGGCCTGTCCGCCGTCATCCGGTACACCGAGAACGGCATCCCGCACATCCTGGCCCAGGACTACGCGCACCTCGGATTCGGCAGCGGCTGGGCCCAGGCAGCCGACCAGGTCTGCGTCCTGGCCGACGGGTTCGTGACCGTGGCCGGGGAGCGCTCGCGCTGGTTCGGCGCGGTCGCGGCGCCCGACGGCTCGCTGTCCTCGGCGACGAGGAACCTCTCCAGCGACCTGTACTTCAAGGGGGTGCGGGAGTCCGCCACGGTCGAGAAGCTCCTCGCCACGCCCGCCCCGGCCGGACCCAGCAAGGACCTCAAGGAGCTGATGCGGGGCTGGGCGGCCGGGTACAACGCCTGGCTCGCCCAGAACGAGATCACCGATCCGGCCTGCAAGGGCGCCGCCTGGGTGCACCCGGTCACCACCCTCGACGTGGCCTCCCGCGGCTTCGCCGTCTCGGTGCTCGGCGGCCAGGGGCGCGCCGTCGACGACATCGCTGCGGCGCAGCCGCCGGGCCGGACGGTCGGTGGGGCCGCCCGTACCGGGCCCGCCGAGGGCGACCCGGCAGCACTCGCCGAGGCGGCCCGGGCCTTCTTCGACACGAGCCGCTACGACATGGGCTCCAACGCGGTGGCCTTCAGCGGCTCCACCACCGCGAACGGCCGGGGCCTGCTGCTCGGGAACCCGCACTACCCCTGGCAGGGCGGCCGCCGGTTCTGGCAGTCGCAGCAGACCATACCCGGCGAGTTGAACGTGTCCGGCGGCTCCCTGCTGGGCACCGCCGTGGTCAACATCGGCTTCAACGAGAAGGTGGCCTGGAGCCACACCGTGGCCACCGGCACCCCCGTCAACCTGCACCAGCTCACCCTTGACCCGGCCGACCCCACCGTCTATCTCGTCGACGGCACGCCGGAGAAGATGACGCAGCGCACGGTCAGCGTCCGCGTCGCCGGTGCCGCTCCCGTCACCCGCACCCAGTGGTGGACCCGCTACGGACCCGT contains these protein-coding regions:
- a CDS encoding fatty acyl-CoA synthetase, yielding MTAAQSERAGRSVRRNTVDGLVRDSALRVPDRPAVRYHDRTWTYAELDAAVSTGAAVLRGRYGLADGDRVATFAHNSDAYLLAFLACARAGLTHVPVNQNLTGEDLAHILEDCTSALVLADPDLAGRIPAGHVVRPLRDAPGSFLGELAEPLPFTADREPDAVVQLLYTSGTTALPKGAMMTHKALVHEYESAIEALDLAEADRPVHSLPLYHSAQMHVFLLPYLAVGAQNTILDAPVAEEIFGLVEEGRADSLFAPPTVWIGIAGHPDFGRRELGALRKAYYGASIMPVPVLERLRARLPGLGFYNCFGQSEIGPLATVLGPDEHEGRMESCGRPVRHVEAKVVDEDGADVPDGTAGEVVYRSPQLCLGYWNDPEATKKAFRDGWFRSGDLAVRDAEGYFTVVDRVKDVINSGGVLVASRQVEDVLYTHPGVAEAAVVGLPDERWIEAVTAVVVPRGEVTEAELLEYAREKLARFKAPKRVLFVDALPRNASGKILKRELRDRFGQEPRPNR
- a CDS encoding YhjD/YihY/BrkB family envelope integrity protein encodes the protein MTSIFRRLHDRLQASPAGLAWSRGREMELMHRAMGFAALGFLTLVPLLVVVAAAAPGSGSGFGRWLGQALGVTASSRARVEMLFAAADLALERTTAFGLAALAVFGLTFGSAVQTGYEKVWDLPTARWHTMWRHVVWLALLVCYLALLVGIPTPSNDAVGTILGTTGDVVGTCVFFWGSQRLLLGGRVRWRALLPGAVATSIGLLGLRVFSQLVFSPLIASNAVTYGPFGTLLVVQSWLVGVGFVVYGGALVGRLVHEHLIARRLRHSGLPPE
- a CDS encoding alpha/beta fold hydrolase, coding for MPIFNTYDGTALAYHVRGEGEPLVCLPGGAMRASTYLGDLGGLTAGRRLILLDLRGTGDSAVPADESTYRVDHQVADVEALRVHLGLERMDVLAHSAGGNLAQLYAAAHPDRLRRLVLVTPTCWAVDLDATPEQRLEAVRVRAGSEPYDTAIAAYERILTAAGTPTPADWREVMPLAYGRWDEAARAHLAASDGEKNPVAAAAYAGPGAFDPPATRAGLRGVTGEVLVLAGELDSNPTPTLAADLAGLFPQGIVDVQAAGAHFPWLDDPQRFATRVEAFLATGA
- the paaK gene encoding phenylacetate--CoA ligase PaaK codes for the protein MTAFGDVHDESERLSGDELAALQLKRLRATLSRVYERVPHYRQAFDKAGVHPDDCRSLADLSLFPFTTKADLRDQYPFGMFAVPRSEVRRVHASSGTTGRPTVVGYTDTDLSTWADVVARSIRAAGGRPGQMVHIAYGYGLFTGGLGAHYGAERLGCTVVPASGGMTDRQVRLIQDFRPEIIMVTPSYMLTLLDEMERQGIDPRSTSLRTGIFGAEPWTEEMRREIEQRLDIDAVDIYGLSEVMGPGVAQECVETKDGLHIWEDHFYPEVVDPFTGEVLPEGESGELVFTSLTKEAMPIIRYRTRDLTRLLPGTARPAFRRMEKVTGRSDDMIILRGVNLYPTQIEEILLRTPGLAPHFQLRLTREGRMDALTVRVEARREADPDQRRAAAAAVVRAVKEGAGVSVAVEVVDPETLERSVGKIKRMVDLRGAQ